In a genomic window of Syntrophales bacterium:
- a CDS encoding nitronate monooxygenase: protein MDFFTRSQAVKTKITELFGIQYPILLSGMSWISTPKMVAAVSNAGGLGILATGALGAEETRKAIREIRTMTDKPFGANASLLFPGAMENAKILLDEKVPVINFALGKGDWIVKRAHEYGGKVVATVVNARHALRAQDYGSDGVIATGNEAAAHGEEVTSLVLVPSLADVLTIPVIAAGGFADGRGLAAALALGAEGIAMGTRLMNTKESPLHSNFKKLSLEKDVYDTIFSKRIDGIYCRVLDTDAARQQEKKGLDWISAFFSSQDIARQIKVPFFKLFLGVLASGFSNAKQLAYMANAFRFFKAATEDGDVEKGILPIGQNTGLIHDEPTVAELFERMVAEAKAVQEKMGRQMA, encoded by the coding sequence ATCGATTTCTTTACGAGGAGTCAGGCTGTGAAGACGAAGATAACGGAGCTTTTTGGAATTCAGTATCCCATTTTGCTGTCCGGCATGAGCTGGATCAGCACACCGAAAATGGTGGCGGCCGTTTCCAACGCCGGAGGGCTTGGAATTCTGGCCACGGGAGCGTTGGGGGCGGAAGAAACCCGCAAGGCCATCCGGGAGATCCGGACGATGACGGATAAACCCTTTGGTGCGAACGCCTCCCTTCTCTTCCCGGGAGCCATGGAAAACGCCAAGATTCTTCTGGATGAGAAGGTCCCGGTCATCAATTTTGCCCTTGGAAAGGGAGACTGGATCGTCAAGCGCGCCCATGAATACGGCGGAAAGGTGGTCGCCACGGTGGTCAATGCTCGCCATGCCCTGCGGGCTCAGGATTACGGGTCCGACGGTGTCATTGCCACCGGGAACGAGGCCGCCGCCCACGGCGAAGAAGTTACCTCCCTGGTCCTGGTTCCGAGCCTGGCGGACGTCCTTACGATTCCCGTCATTGCCGCCGGCGGCTTTGCCGACGGCAGGGGGCTTGCAGCGGCCCTGGCCCTGGGGGCCGAGGGAATCGCCATGGGCACACGCCTGATGAATACGAAGGAGAGCCCTCTTCATTCGAATTTCAAGAAGCTGTCCCTTGAGAAGGACGTCTACGACACGATCTTCTCCAAGCGGATCGACGGCATCTACTGCCGTGTTCTGGACACGGATGCGGCACGCCAGCAGGAAAAGAAGGGCCTGGACTGGATCTCGGCTTTCTTCAGTTCCCAGGACATCGCCCGGCAGATCAAGGTTCCTTTCTTCAAGCTGTTCCTCGGAGTCCTTGCTTCCGGATTCAGCAACGCCAAACAGCTTGCCTATATGGCCAACGCCTTCCGGTTCTTCAAGGCGGCGACGGAAGACGGCGACGTGGAGAAGGGCATTCTACCCATCGGCCAGAACACAGGATTGATTCACGACGAGCCGACGGTGGCGGAGCTCTTCGAGCGAATGGTGGCGGAAGCGAAGGCCGTGCAGGAAAAGATGGGCCGACAGATGGCCTGA
- the rpe gene encoding ribulose-phosphate 3-epimerase, translating into MKRIAPSILSADFSRLGDEIAAVEQAGADWIHIDVMDGRFVPNITIGPAVVGHLRKCTKLPFDVHLMIEEPERYVDAFAEAGSDYLTVHTEASRHLHRTLYQIREAGMKPGVSVNPSTPLSMMEEILPDVDLLLLMTVNPGFGGQKFIRSMLPKIQKAKELIDRIAPRVILEVDGGITPENIGEVSAAGAGVFVAGAAVFGFPDYGERIRLLKETTV; encoded by the coding sequence GTGAAACGCATCGCCCCATCCATCCTTTCCGCCGACTTCAGCCGTCTCGGGGACGAAATCGCAGCCGTTGAGCAGGCCGGGGCGGACTGGATCCACATCGACGTCATGGACGGCCGCTTTGTCCCGAACATCACCATCGGACCAGCCGTCGTCGGACATCTGAGAAAGTGCACAAAGCTCCCCTTCGACGTCCACCTGATGATCGAGGAACCGGAACGGTATGTCGATGCATTTGCAGAAGCCGGGAGCGACTATCTGACGGTCCACACCGAGGCATCGCGACACCTGCACCGGACCCTGTATCAGATCCGTGAGGCGGGGATGAAACCCGGGGTCTCCGTGAACCCGTCGACACCTCTGTCCATGATGGAAGAGATCCTTCCGGACGTGGACCTGCTCCTGCTCATGACAGTGAATCCCGGATTCGGCGGGCAGAAGTTCATCAGGAGCATGCTCCCCAAGATTCAAAAGGCGAAGGAGCTGATCGACCGGATCGCTCCCCGGGTCATTCTGGAGGTGGATGGAGGAATCACGCCGGAGAACATCGGAGAGGTTTCCGCGGCCGGAGCCGGGGTGTTCGTAGCGGGTGCGGCCGTGTTTGGCTTTCCGGACTATGGTGAAAGGATCCGTCTTCTGAAGGAAACCACCGTATAA
- a CDS encoding 3-deoxy-D-manno-octulosonic acid transferase, whose product MFFLYNLLMFVVGLFAIPYYAVKMWTTGKYRKSLTRKFGHVDPGFFRELQGSPRIWIHAVSVGEVTAAAPIVASLREHYPGACLVVSTSTETGQDMARRMVKDVSAFLYYPLDIPWVIRKMLNGVRPDVFIMVETELWPNFLRICRDKGVRALMVNGRISPRSFRGYRLTRFFWKPLLNTIADVGVISITDSRRLVELGLPEDRVHVLGNAKYDGLAANASPMLYEETVRKLNFNGSEEVLVAGSTHEGEEAVVLETYRRLLENHPGFRLILVPRHVERAQAVLSLVRSAGFDDVITLSEIQAGRQRQAERVVLVDVIGELFKLYSVATVVYCGGSLVPKGGQNILEPAAWGKVVFYGPSMDDFVEEKALMEEAGAGLTVKNGNDLYEGIVRLLDDPEDRTRRGGRGRDTVIANMGAARRYAAMVRIQLEKK is encoded by the coding sequence ATGTTTTTTTTGTACAACCTGCTGATGTTTGTCGTCGGCCTTTTCGCGATTCCCTACTATGCCGTGAAAATGTGGACTACCGGGAAGTACCGGAAAAGCCTGACACGGAAATTCGGTCATGTCGATCCCGGTTTCTTCCGGGAGCTGCAGGGAAGCCCGCGGATATGGATTCATGCCGTTTCCGTCGGGGAGGTGACGGCCGCAGCTCCGATCGTGGCCTCCCTGCGGGAGCATTATCCCGGTGCCTGCCTGGTTGTCTCGACGAGCACGGAAACGGGCCAGGACATGGCCCGGCGCATGGTCAAGGATGTCTCGGCGTTTCTTTACTATCCTCTGGATATCCCGTGGGTCATCCGGAAGATGCTCAACGGGGTCCGTCCGGATGTCTTCATCATGGTGGAGACAGAGCTGTGGCCGAATTTCCTGAGGATCTGCCGGGACAAAGGGGTCCGTGCCCTCATGGTGAACGGCCGCATTTCGCCCCGATCGTTTCGCGGCTACCGCCTGACGCGCTTCTTCTGGAAGCCTCTCCTGAACACCATTGCGGATGTGGGGGTGATCTCCATCACGGATTCCCGCCGGCTTGTGGAACTGGGGCTTCCGGAAGACCGCGTGCATGTCCTGGGCAATGCGAAGTACGACGGCCTGGCCGCCAATGCCTCACCGATGCTTTATGAAGAGACGGTCCGGAAGCTGAATTTCAACGGATCGGAAGAGGTGCTGGTGGCGGGGAGCACCCATGAGGGAGAGGAGGCGGTGGTGCTGGAGACCTATCGCCGCCTCCTGGAAAATCATCCCGGTTTCAGGCTGATCCTGGTTCCCCGGCATGTCGAGCGTGCCCAGGCGGTGCTTTCGCTGGTTCGTTCAGCGGGCTTCGACGATGTGATCACCCTCTCGGAGATCCAGGCGGGCCGTCAACGGCAGGCCGAGCGGGTCGTACTGGTGGATGTCATCGGGGAACTGTTCAAGCTCTACAGCGTGGCCACCGTCGTGTACTGCGGCGGCAGCCTTGTCCCGAAGGGGGGCCAGAACATCCTGGAGCCTGCCGCCTGGGGCAAGGTTGTCTTCTACGGACCCTCCATGGATGATTTCGTGGAGGAAAAAGCGCTCATGGAGGAAGCGGGGGCCGGTCTGACGGTGAAAAACGGAAACGACCTGTATGAGGGAATCGTCCGGCTTCTCGATGATCCGGAAGATAGGACGCGCCGGGGCGGCCGCGGGCGGGATACGGTCATCGCCAACATGGGAGCGGCGCGGCGGTATGCCGCCATGGTTCGGATTCAACTGGAAAAAAAGTGA
- a CDS encoding thiamine pyrophosphate-dependent enzyme has protein sequence MPENLFKINSKEYILPGSRACQGCGLSLFYRYALKALRENTIVTLPACCLCVLQGLYPSTPVMMPALNNSFASTAASASGLVAGLRALNRADTTVVAIAGDGATFDMGIQALSGAAERGTDFIYVCYDNEGYMNTGTQRSSATPMGALTTTTPILTKQQPKKDFLKIMEAHNIAYLATASPSYPLDLYDKFVKAKKIRGTRYMHIHVPCPPGWAYPPKDTVKMGRLAVETGLFPLFEMENGKFRFTGRSKTQAERGNRLPVINYLEKQGRFRKMDAEQQRQMQAMVDAKWEEYRRKLED, from the coding sequence ATGCCGGAAAATCTCTTCAAGATCAACAGCAAGGAATACATCCTCCCGGGAAGCCGGGCCTGCCAGGGCTGCGGGTTGTCCCTCTTCTACCGGTATGCCCTGAAGGCGCTCCGGGAAAACACGATCGTCACCCTTCCGGCCTGCTGCCTTTGCGTCCTCCAGGGTCTCTACCCGAGCACACCGGTCATGATGCCTGCCCTCAACAACTCCTTCGCCAGCACGGCGGCATCGGCATCCGGCCTGGTGGCGGGGCTCAGGGCTCTCAACAGAGCGGACACCACCGTTGTAGCCATCGCCGGGGACGGGGCAACCTTCGATATGGGGATCCAGGCCCTGAGCGGAGCCGCCGAGCGGGGAACGGATTTTATCTACGTCTGCTATGACAACGAAGGGTACATGAACACGGGAACCCAGCGCTCCAGCGCCACCCCCATGGGCGCCCTGACGACAACGACGCCGATTCTCACGAAACAGCAGCCGAAAAAGGATTTCCTGAAGATCATGGAGGCTCACAACATCGCCTATCTCGCGACGGCCTCCCCATCTTATCCCCTCGATCTGTATGACAAGTTTGTGAAGGCCAAGAAGATCAGGGGCACCCGGTACATGCACATTCATGTTCCCTGCCCGCCGGGCTGGGCCTATCCGCCCAAGGACACGGTAAAAATGGGCCGGCTGGCTGTGGAGACGGGTCTGTTCCCCCTGTTCGAGATGGAAAACGGGAAATTCCGGTTCACAGGCCGCAGCAAAACCCAGGCAGAGCGCGGCAATCGCCTGCCCGTTATCAACTATCTGGAAAAACAGGGGCGCTTCCGGAAGATGGATGCCGAGCAGCAGCGCCAGATGCAGGCCATGGTGGATGCCAAGTGGGAAGAGTACAGGAGGAAGCTGGAGGACTAG
- a CDS encoding transketolase C-terminal domain-containing protein: protein MSKVRIMTGNSAAAAAVMLCDVQVVAAYPITPQSQLAEMMSQYIESGELKAEYVRVEGEHTALTVCISASTVGARVFTATSANGLLYMHEQLHWAAGARLPIVMCCVNRGVGAPWTIFNDQQDSLAQRDTGWIQLYCRNNQEIHDTILQAYRIAESVYVPVMVCYDGFVLSHTMMPVEMAEQEAVREYLPPYRPHTILTPEDPRCLNPVLFPNRRADSEGVLRDGYMEMRYKLEAALEDALEAITDASDAFAKRFGRNHGGLVWDYRTEDAELLLVAMGSLASEATLAADALRERGIRAGVTGVRAFRPFPKEAVRKSLSRAKAVIVFEKSISYGNEGALCTEIKGALFGTESRPAIYNYIAGLGGRDVKSRELEAAAAECWTDLEAGRREKKTTWLNCITG, encoded by the coding sequence ATGAGTAAGGTGCGGATCATGACGGGCAATTCGGCGGCGGCCGCCGCCGTGATGCTCTGCGACGTACAGGTGGTGGCGGCCTACCCGATCACCCCCCAGTCTCAGCTGGCGGAAATGATGTCCCAGTATATCGAAAGCGGAGAATTGAAGGCTGAATATGTCCGGGTCGAAGGAGAGCACACCGCCCTGACCGTCTGCATCTCCGCCTCCACCGTCGGTGCCCGGGTCTTTACCGCAACGAGCGCCAACGGCCTTCTTTACATGCACGAGCAGCTTCACTGGGCCGCGGGTGCCCGCCTTCCCATCGTCATGTGCTGCGTCAACCGCGGTGTCGGCGCTCCCTGGACGATCTTCAACGACCAGCAGGATTCCCTGGCCCAGCGGGACACGGGCTGGATCCAACTCTACTGCCGCAACAACCAGGAGATCCACGACACGATCCTGCAGGCCTACCGGATCGCCGAATCCGTCTACGTCCCGGTGATGGTCTGCTACGACGGCTTCGTCCTCTCCCACACCATGATGCCCGTGGAGATGGCTGAGCAGGAAGCGGTGCGAGAGTACCTGCCCCCCTACAGACCCCACACGATCCTCACCCCCGAGGACCCCCGCTGCCTGAACCCGGTTCTCTTCCCGAACCGGCGGGCGGACAGCGAAGGGGTGCTCCGGGACGGATACATGGAGATGCGCTACAAGCTGGAAGCCGCCCTGGAGGACGCCCTGGAGGCCATCACCGACGCAAGCGATGCGTTCGCGAAACGCTTTGGAAGGAACCATGGGGGCCTGGTCTGGGATTACCGGACGGAAGACGCGGAACTGCTCCTCGTCGCCATGGGCTCCCTCGCCAGCGAGGCCACCCTTGCCGCCGATGCTCTCCGCGAACGGGGAATCCGCGCCGGCGTGACCGGAGTGCGGGCCTTCCGGCCCTTTCCGAAGGAAGCGGTTCGAAAGTCCCTGTCCAGGGCAAAGGCCGTGATCGTCTTCGAAAAGAGCATCAGCTATGGAAACGAGGGAGCGCTCTGTACCGAAATCAAGGGAGCGCTGTTCGGAACGGAGAGCCGGCCTGCCATATATAACTATATAGCCGGCCTGGGGGGACGGGACGTGAAGTCCCGCGAACTGGAGGCTGCGGCCGCGGAGTGCTGGACCGATCTGGAAGCGGGCCGGCGGGAAAAGAAAACGACGTGGCTCAACTGCATCACGGGGTGA
- a CDS encoding 4Fe-4S binding protein — MEKRDENISAMCKPSIGEAGRTGDWRTVRPVIDPARCIPAVKKKSACFLCWLYCPEGVVKATIPVEIDMDYCKGCGICAEECPAKAIQMVREDQPDE; from the coding sequence ATGGAAAAACGAGACGAGAACATTTCGGCCATGTGCAAGCCCTCCATCGGGGAGGCGGGACGGACCGGAGACTGGCGCACCGTCCGTCCGGTCATCGATCCGGCAAGATGCATCCCCGCCGTGAAGAAGAAGTCCGCCTGTTTCCTCTGCTGGCTTTACTGTCCCGAGGGTGTCGTCAAAGCCACCATCCCGGTCGAGATCGACATGGACTACTGCAAGGGATGCGGCATCTGTGCCGAGGAGTGCCCGGCCAAGGCCATCCAGATGGTAAGGGAGGACCAGCCCGATGAGTAA
- a CDS encoding 2-oxoacid:acceptor oxidoreductase family protein, with protein MYEIIWHGRGGQGVVIAAQMLAEAAYLEGFKGVTSAPTFGPERRGAPVTASTRIAEEPIRTFSQLEKADITVVLDDTLFQVADIWGRSKPGGMVIINTAKPPDQFPHPAGIRKAIVDGASIALKNHLVREGAPIINTPMLGAFAKATGLVTLENLEKALEEKLSSGAVRRNFASVTEAYRETAIING; from the coding sequence ATGTACGAGATCATCTGGCACGGCAGGGGAGGCCAGGGCGTCGTCATCGCCGCACAGATGCTGGCGGAAGCGGCCTACCTGGAAGGATTCAAGGGTGTCACCTCGGCTCCCACGTTCGGTCCGGAGCGGCGGGGAGCCCCGGTAACCGCCTCGACCCGGATCGCCGAGGAGCCGATCCGCACCTTCTCCCAGCTCGAGAAGGCGGACATCACGGTCGTTCTGGATGACACGCTGTTTCAGGTGGCGGACATCTGGGGACGCTCGAAACCAGGGGGCATGGTCATCATCAACACGGCAAAGCCCCCGGATCAGTTTCCACACCCGGCGGGAATCCGGAAGGCCATCGTGGATGGGGCATCCATTGCCCTGAAGAATCACCTGGTCCGGGAAGGGGCCCCGATCATCAACACCCCCATGCTGGGGGCCTTTGCCAAGGCCACAGGCCTGGTAACCCTGGAAAACCTGGAAAAGGCGCTGGAGGAGAAGCTGTCTTCGGGGGCGGTCCGCCGGAACTTTGCGTCCGTTACGGAAGCCTACCGGGAGACGGCGATCATCAACGGCTGA
- a CDS encoding sigma-70 family RNA polymerase sigma factor, which translates to MDQRQARDVVRRVLAGETNAYALLVDAYKNPILQLAYRMTGSLADADDLAQDAFIRAFRNLHRYDPERPFFTWLYTVALNGIRNHLKKKQREETRLVDSDWTDIKADDETPGMEERIDDARAAQMLERALERLPVDQREVLVFRYYLGLSLEETSDVMGISLSAAKMRIYRGLERLKQYLSRRQP; encoded by the coding sequence GTGGATCAGCGGCAGGCAAGAGATGTTGTCCGGCGTGTTCTGGCAGGGGAGACCAATGCCTATGCCCTCCTGGTCGATGCGTACAAGAATCCCATTCTCCAATTGGCCTACCGGATGACGGGAAGCCTGGCGGATGCCGATGATCTGGCTCAGGATGCATTTATTCGGGCCTTCCGGAATCTCCATCGCTATGACCCGGAGCGGCCTTTTTTCACATGGCTGTACACGGTTGCCCTGAACGGAATTCGGAACCACCTGAAGAAAAAACAACGGGAGGAAACAAGGCTCGTCGATTCGGACTGGACGGACATAAAGGCGGATGACGAGACCCCGGGTATGGAAGAAAGAATAGATGATGCAAGGGCGGCGCAGATGCTGGAACGGGCCCTTGAACGTCTGCCGGTGGATCAGCGGGAGGTTCTGGTGTTTCGGTATTACCTGGGTCTTTCGCTGGAGGAGACATCGGATGTGATGGGCATCTCTCTCAGTGCCGCCAAGATGCGGATTTATCGCGGCCTGGAGCGGCTTAAGCAATACCTGTCACGCCGGCAGCCATAG
- a CDS encoding CaiB/BaiF CoA-transferase family protein produces the protein MTLPLQGTRVLDLSQVLPGGLCTQILADLGADVIKIENPKGGDSFRKSPPLMGDTGSFFLVINRNKRSMTLNMQEEEGRAILRRMIPEADILVENFRPGTMGGWGLGFDAVRAMNPRLVYCSLSGFGQAGPYSQKPAHDINILAVSGILDLLGERGRRPIVPAVQIAGAGGAILAALGILAALLRRGICGEGQYLDVSLLDGLSPYLGLIMSEIAVRGAAPGRGEARVGGGYACYNVYETKDGRCIALGCLEEKFWNSFCRAIRRNDLAEDLLAPLDRQAEIIAELRAVFLQRTRGEWVELLDRFDVCFSTVNSLDEVLDDPQICHRGLWFQALKPGNGEILQQAFPVKVSGEQPGWRTPPPALGEHTNELLEAMRIDARSRIDLRKRGII, from the coding sequence ATGACTTTGCCTTTGCAGGGAACCCGGGTGCTGGACCTCTCGCAGGTGCTCCCGGGGGGGCTGTGCACCCAGATTCTGGCGGACCTCGGTGCCGACGTGATCAAGATTGAGAATCCGAAAGGGGGCGACAGTTTTCGAAAGTCACCGCCCCTGATGGGAGACACGGGAAGTTTTTTTCTCGTCATCAACCGCAACAAGCGGAGCATGACCCTCAACATGCAAGAGGAGGAAGGCCGGGCGATCCTGCGCCGCATGATCCCGGAGGCGGACATTCTGGTGGAGAACTTTCGCCCGGGAACAATGGGCGGCTGGGGACTGGGCTTCGATGCGGTCCGGGCGATGAATCCCCGCCTCGTGTATTGCTCCCTGAGCGGTTTCGGCCAGGCCGGTCCGTACAGCCAGAAGCCCGCCCATGACATCAATATCCTGGCCGTTTCCGGCATCCTCGATCTCCTGGGTGAAAGAGGCCGGCGGCCGATCGTGCCGGCGGTCCAGATCGCCGGGGCGGGAGGGGCGATCCTGGCCGCCCTGGGCATCCTGGCTGCGCTTCTCCGTCGAGGTATTTGCGGGGAAGGACAATACCTCGATGTGTCTCTCCTGGATGGACTGTCTCCCTACCTGGGGCTTATCATGTCCGAGATCGCGGTCCGGGGGGCCGCGCCTGGAAGGGGAGAAGCGAGGGTCGGCGGAGGCTATGCCTGCTACAATGTTTACGAAACGAAAGACGGCCGCTGCATCGCCCTTGGCTGCCTGGAGGAAAAGTTCTGGAATTCCTTCTGCCGGGCAATCCGCCGCAATGACCTTGCAGAGGATCTGCTGGCACCGCTTGACCGGCAGGCGGAGATCATCGCGGAGCTCCGGGCCGTCTTTCTGCAGCGGACCAGGGGGGAATGGGTGGAACTCTTGGACCGTTTCGACGTCTGCTTCTCCACGGTGAATTCTCTGGACGAGGTCCTGGATGACCCGCAGATTTGTCACCGGGGGCTCTGGTTTCAGGCGCTCAAGCCCGGAAACGGCGAGATCCTGCAACAGGCCTTTCCCGTAAAAGTTTCCGGGGAGCAGCCCGGCTGGAGAACGCCGCCGCCGGCATTGGGGGAGCACACGAACGAACTGCTGGAAGCCATGAGGATTGACGCCCGCTCGAGAATCGATCTGAGGAAACGCGGTATCATTTGA
- a CDS encoding TIGR00366 family protein, with translation MIRKLAGFFTYVMRHFLPDAYLFAILLTFLTAILALLFAGADFMKVITTWGKGVYGILAFTMQMILVLVTGYCLALTPPVKKVLDWVASLATTPVKGAMITAFVGSFGGLINWGFGLIIGGFLALEIARRQRKSDFPLLIAGAYSGLCIWHMGFSGSIPLLLATAKHPQNLVEKVSGAVTPISDTILASWNLIPALLLLFTIPILFYFMHPKEEESQTITEERVKELLGETVHVEKPASPTMAERVDHSYVINFIFAAMGLIYLYSHFSAKGLDLNLDIVIFTFFMLGVILHGKPINYVKAMNQAIRSCGGIALQFPLYGGIMGMMIGTGLAKIIAGWFVSFSTAETFYMFQFWGAGIINVFVPSGGGQWAVQGPITVEAAKMMNIDMVKSAMMVAWGDQWTNAIQPFWALPLLGLAGLSAKDIMGYTTMVLLWIGLVLSVFALMLGFGVL, from the coding sequence ATGATTCGCAAGCTTGCCGGTTTCTTCACCTACGTCATGAGGCATTTCCTTCCGGATGCCTACCTGTTCGCCATTCTCCTCACGTTTCTGACCGCGATCCTGGCGCTGCTCTTTGCAGGCGCCGATTTCATGAAGGTCATCACGACCTGGGGCAAAGGCGTCTACGGAATCCTTGCCTTCACCATGCAGATGATCCTGGTCCTGGTGACGGGGTACTGCCTGGCCCTGACCCCGCCTGTCAAGAAGGTGCTCGACTGGGTGGCCTCCCTGGCGACGACGCCCGTCAAGGGAGCCATGATCACCGCCTTCGTCGGGAGCTTCGGCGGCCTGATCAACTGGGGCTTCGGCCTCATCATCGGCGGCTTTCTGGCCCTGGAAATCGCCCGCAGGCAAAGGAAATCCGACTTTCCGCTCCTGATCGCCGGCGCCTACAGCGGCCTGTGCATCTGGCACATGGGCTTCTCCGGCTCCATTCCCCTCCTCCTGGCCACGGCGAAGCATCCCCAGAACCTGGTCGAGAAGGTCTCGGGCGCGGTCACACCGATATCGGATACGATTCTGGCTTCCTGGAACCTGATCCCGGCGCTCCTGCTGCTCTTTACGATCCCCATTCTCTTCTATTTCATGCACCCCAAGGAAGAAGAGAGCCAGACGATCACAGAGGAGAGGGTAAAGGAACTCCTGGGGGAGACGGTCCACGTCGAGAAGCCTGCCAGCCCGACGATGGCGGAGCGGGTGGACCACAGCTACGTCATCAATTTCATCTTTGCGGCGATGGGGCTGATCTACCTCTACAGCCATTTCTCCGCGAAGGGGCTGGACCTGAACCTGGACATCGTCATCTTCACGTTCTTCATGCTCGGCGTGATTCTCCACGGGAAGCCCATCAATTACGTCAAGGCCATGAATCAGGCCATCCGCTCCTGCGGTGGTATCGCCCTCCAGTTCCCTCTCTACGGCGGCATCATGGGGATGATGATCGGCACCGGCCTGGCCAAGATCATTGCCGGGTGGTTCGTATCTTTCTCCACGGCGGAGACCTTCTACATGTTCCAGTTCTGGGGAGCCGGCATAATCAACGTGTTTGTGCCCTCCGGCGGCGGCCAGTGGGCCGTGCAGGGGCCCATCACCGTCGAGGCGGCGAAGATGATGAACATCGACATGGTGAAATCGGCCATGATGGTGGCCTGGGGTGACCAGTGGACCAACGCGATCCAGCCGTTCTGGGCGCTGCCGCTTCTCGGCCTGGCAGGGCTCTCCGCCAAGGACATCATGGGTTATACGACCATGGTTCTCCTTTGGATCGGCCTTGTCCTGTCCGTCTTTGCCCTCATGCTTGGGTTTGGAGTGCTCTGA
- a CDS encoding SPFH domain-containing protein, protein MGTNNIVFLEVIEWFDDSGQELAHRIPQEGSGEIKWGAQLTVRESQAAVFFYNGKAVDALGPGRHTLKTMNIPILTKILSTPWGMTSPLRAEVYMANMKVFPNLKWGTRDPVAFRDSELGLIRLRAFGVFNIRIVQPVLFINSLVGTKASYGTADLEEYLSRVIASRFNDFMGEQIDTIFNLPAKYDELSAGLRQLLQEDLAQFGLRLLDLYINSITPPPEVQKAIDDKSKLGVFDDLNKLLKMKAAMALESAAANQAEAGSALGMGMGFMMPAMFADAFRPGATAGTGTAEAALSCPGCSQPVPKGAKFCSFCGQPLLLYKKCASCGGDIPPQGRFCPACGKPADEKPVMKKCGACGTENLPGSSFCNACGERI, encoded by the coding sequence ATGGGCACAAACAACATTGTCTTTCTGGAAGTCATCGAGTGGTTCGACGATTCGGGGCAGGAGCTTGCTCACCGCATCCCCCAGGAAGGTTCGGGGGAGATCAAGTGGGGGGCACAGTTGACCGTGCGGGAAAGCCAGGCGGCGGTCTTCTTCTACAACGGTAAGGCCGTGGATGCCCTCGGACCGGGACGGCACACCCTGAAGACGATGAACATCCCGATCCTGACGAAGATCCTGAGCACCCCCTGGGGAATGACCAGTCCCCTCCGGGCGGAAGTCTACATGGCCAACATGAAGGTCTTCCCAAATTTGAAATGGGGAACCCGCGATCCCGTGGCTTTCCGTGACTCCGAACTCGGCCTGATCCGCCTGCGGGCCTTCGGCGTCTTCAACATCCGGATCGTCCAGCCGGTCCTCTTCATCAACAGCTTGGTGGGAACGAAGGCATCCTACGGAACGGCAGACCTGGAAGAATACCTGAGCCGCGTCATCGCATCGCGGTTCAACGACTTCATGGGAGAGCAGATCGACACGATCTTCAATCTGCCGGCGAAGTACGACGAGCTGTCGGCGGGGCTCAGGCAACTCCTCCAGGAGGACCTGGCGCAGTTCGGGCTGAGACTGCTGGATCTCTACATCAATTCCATCACGCCCCCGCCGGAGGTCCAGAAAGCCATCGACGACAAGAGCAAGCTGGGGGTGTTTGACGACCTGAACAAGCTACTCAAGATGAAGGCCGCCATGGCCCTGGAAAGCGCCGCTGCGAATCAGGCCGAAGCCGGTTCGGCCTTGGGCATGGGAATGGGCTTCATGATGCCCGCCATGTTCGCCGACGCTTTCCGACCCGGCGCAACGGCTGGTACCGGCACGGCCGAGGCCGCCCTCTCCTGTCCAGGATGCAGCCAGCCCGTTCCGAAGGGGGCCAAGTTTTGTTCCTTCTGTGGCCAGCCGCTCCTGCTGTACAAAAAGTGTGCTTCCTGCGGCGGGGACATTCCGCCCCAGGGCCGGTTCTGCCCGGCATGCGGAAAGCCGGCGGATGAAAAGCCCGTGATGAAGAAGTGCGGCGCCTGCGGGACGGAAAACCTGCCGGGATCTTCTTTCTGCAATGCCTGCGGCGAGCGGATCTAA